The nucleotide window TTCGGAAACCTCTCCTATGGCACGGACAAGATCGTCGCCGGCCCAGGCATCAACAGCGCCCAGGATCTGGTCGGCAAGGAAGTCGCAGTTCTGGAAGGGGGACTGTCGCAGATCTTTGTCGCCATGTGGTTGGAGCAGAACGGGCTAGCCTATGATTCCGTCACCTATCGCAACATCATCGCCGATGACGCATTCGCCGCGATGATCGGCGGTGGCGTGGCCGCGTCCGAATTCTGGGAACCCTACGGTGCCAACACGCTCAAGGCGCTGGATGGCTCCAGTGTACTGGCCCAGTCCAAAGATTCCTATTGGCTGCAACAGGGCGTGGTCGCCGACGGGCACTACATGTCCGAAACCTTTGTGACGGAACGCCGCGAAACCGCGCGCAAGACGCTCAAGGCAATGTATGACGCCATCTCCTGGTGGCAGGACAACCCGACCGAGGGCAACCAGATCATCGCCGACGGCATGAAGATGAGCGTCGCCGATGTGGAGCTGGTGCTGGGCAAGGATGGGTCGCGCACCGATGGCGGGCTCTATGTCTACGACTTTGTAGAAGCTGCGCAATTCTGCGGCTCGGCCCCTGGCAATCCGCCCTTTGATCAAACCAATGGTCAGATCAACGACCATTGGAACCTGGTCAGCGAATGGTGGGTTAAATTCAACCTGATCAAATCAGTTCAAGCCCCGGACAAAGGTATCGAATGCGACCTGCACCGCGAGCTTTATGACGCTGGCTATCGCGGCTGATCAGCTCTTTTGAATTGACCTCACCGGGGTCGGGCGGAATCCCTGTCTGCCCGGCCTCACCCCCCTCTCCTTACGACGCAAAGGGCCTGCCATGCCTCTGGACGATGTCATCCTGACCGCCACCAATGTTTCAAAAACCTTTGGGAAAAAGACCAACACTGTCGAGGCGCTGCGCGAGGTCTCATTCTCGGTCGCCCGGAACGAGCTGTGCATTCTTCTGGGTCCGTCAGGTTGCGGAAAATCCACCCTGCTAAACATTGTGGCCGGGCTCGAAGATCCCTCGGGCGGTGGCGTCAGTCTCGAAGGCAAACGCATCCATGGCCCGGCGCGCGAACGCGGCATGGTGTTCCAAAGCTACACCTCATTTCCCTGGCTGACGGTGTTCGAAAACGTCGAATACGGGATGAAGCTGAATGGCGTACCCAAGGCGGAACGCCGCGAACGGGCCGAAAAGTTCATCGATCTGGTGCATCTGACCCGGTTTCGCGACGCCTATCCCAAAACGCTGTCGGGCGGCATGAAGCAGCGCGTTGCCATCGCACGCACCTTGGCCAATGAACCCGATATCTTGCTGATGGACGAACCCTTTGGCGCGCTGGATGCAGAAACCCGCTGGCACATGCAAGAAATGCTGCTCGAGATCGTCGAAACCACCCACACCACGATTCTGCTGGTCACACACGACATTCAGGAGGCGATCTTTCTTGCCGACAAGATAGTGTTTCTGTCAGCGAACCCCGGACGGCTGAAAACCATTCTCGAACTGGACTTCAAAAAGGGCAAAGAGCTGAAAAGCAAGGAAGATCTGATCGCCCTGCCCGGCTATCTCGAATGCGAACGCGAAATCACCGCGCTGATGCGGGCCGAGGCTGGAAAGAGCAAGGACGATTACTGATCCTGAGGGTCGGGATCCTCCCCTCATCACGCCAGGCGACATGCCTGGCAATCAACCTGCTAGCCGGACTCGCATGACCCCTCAGCAGCAGGCTTCAGCCCTGCTGCTGTTCCCAGTCCCGCTTCAGCAGGAACTGGTTCTTAAAGTTCTTCAGGCCCAGCATCACTTCGGCGTCGACAATGTCCTCAACACTGTGGATGTGATCTTCGAGGAACGAGGCCATATTGTCTGGCTCATCACAGACGATTTCGATCAGCAGGTCAAACCGCCCGGTCACCCACAAAATGTAAACAACGCTCGACACTTTGCTTAGCCGGTCAGCCACCGCCTTGGGCGTCACACCCGGGGCAACCTTGACGCAGACCATGGCGTCAGCCTTGTATTCGGTGGCGCGCGGATCGGCGATGGCGACAATGCGCAGCATCCCGGCCTCTTTCATACCGTTGACACGGTTACGAATGGTGCCTTCGGAGACTTTGAGCTTCTGGGCGATTTCAGAAAACGCCATGCGCCCGTCCTGTTCCAGCATTTTGACGATTTCGCTGTTCAGGCGCTCTTCGACGGAATGGGTGCCACGCTGGCGCGTGGGTTTGTCCGGATCGTTGCGTCGTATCGTGGAATTCAAAATGCGCCCCTGTTCACCTCAAACTGGCGCGCAGGCTGTCTGCGGCCCTTCTTTGCGATCAAACATAAGGTGACGGACAGACGATTGGCAAACGCATCCCGATTGAAAAGGGGCCACTGCGGCCTGTGGAACACGATTTTCTGCGAATTCGTTACCAAGATGCCGCATTTGTCTTCGGTATCGGCAGATGATCCCGTGACCCATCGTTTTTTTCAAACGGGATTAACGCTGTAGAAGCTCCTGAATGTTGGCATCAAGCTGCGCGGTGAATCCGGTGTCATTGCCGGGGTTGGCGGCGCAATGGCCAAAATCGGACGCATACGGTCGGAAGATCGCGCCAGGGATCAACGCGGCCTCGATCTCGTTATCTTCAGGCGGAAAATAAAGATCACGGGTACAGGGCATCAGGATCGTGCGGGCCGTGATCGACCCCAGAGCTGTCTTGAAGTCCCCGTTGAACACTGGTCCGGCGCTGACGTCGCCCGCCTGCCAGGTCGCCAGCTTGCACAGCAGATTGTTGGCATCCCAGTTTTCCGCGTGATCAGTGGCCCAGTCGTCCATCAGCGCGGCCGGATTGTCATATCCCAACTGTTGATACAGCCCATCGCGATAAAACGCCTGTGAAAACGCCCAACCCGCATAGACCCGGCCAAAGGCTTTCAACCCCTCAATCGGTTGGGTGTCATAATGCCCACCGTTCCACACAGGATCGGCGCACAGTGCGGCTTTGACTCCTTCGAGGAAGACGAAATTATGCGGCGAGGTACGTGCCGAGGCGCAAAACGGCAGGATCGCGTGCACCATATCAGGGTATTGCGCCGCCCATTGATAGGACTGGCACCCGGCCATCGACCAGCCGGTGACCAGCGCGATCTGTGTCACGCCCAGTCGCTCGGTCAGCAACCGATGCTGCGCGGCAATATTGTCGTGCAATGTGATGTGGGGAAAATTCCCCCCCGCTTGATCGCCTGTGGTGTTGCTGGGCGACGAAGACACACCGTTGCCGAACAGATTGACCGAAACGATGAAATGGCGCGCTGGATCCAGCGCCCGGCCGGGCCCAAAAAATCCTTCGTTGCGGTCATGGCTGCCGGTGTAAAAGGTCGGCATGACAACGACATTGTCACCCGCAGGAGACAAAGTGCCGTAGGTTTTATAAGCCAGCTGGGCCCCTTTGAGCACGCCACCACCAAGGAGTGGATGATCGCCAAGCTCAAAGATTTCATAATCGCGGGACATAGCCGGCCTTTCGAGGATAAAAGTAGGCAAACAACGCCCTTGTTGACGATGTTTGCCCAGGTGGAACAAGGCGGACGGGAGAGCGATGTCCGCGTTGCCAGGGATCTTTGATCGGATCAGTACAGCCGCAGATATTCCTGCACTTCCCAATCGGTAACCGACTGGTGATAGCGTTCCCATTCGTCATTCTTGTACTCAAGGAACGAATGGCGCATCACTGGACCCATGACATGTTTGGCCATGTCGTCGTGGCGCAGGGCTTCGATCGCGGCATACAATGTGCGCGGCAGACGGCGGATGCCCAACTCTTCCAGCTCGGCTTCGGTTTTGGCGTAGAGATCAAAGTCGGTGGGCTTGCCCGGGTCGACCTTGTTTTTGATCCCCTGCACCGCGCAGGTCAGATGCATCGCCATGGCCAGATAGACATTCATGGTCATATCGCAGGCGCGGTTTTCGATGCAGTGACGGCTTTGCGGCAACCGGAACTGGGCCGAGCGGTTGTTAAAGCCATAGGTAATGTTGGTCGGCGCCCAGGTTACAGTGCCGCCTTCAAACCCACCCACACGCGGCACCAGGCCGTTATACGAGTTCACAGTCGGACAGGTGATCGCGGTGATCGCCTCGGCATGCTGCATCAGGCCACCCACGGCCCAGCGGCTTTCATCCGACCAATCGCTGCCATCGGGGGTTTCAAATATGTTTTCACCCGGGCGGCTTTCGTGGTGCATCGACATGTTGATATGTGCGCCCGACCGCCAGTCGCCGACAGTGGGCTTGGGCATGAAGGTCACGAACATACCGTGCTTCTTGGCGACTTCTTTCAGCACGATCCGCAGGAACGCCAGACGGTCGGACATTTCCAGCATGTTGGTATAGTGGAAATCCAGTTCAAACTGGGAATAGGCTCCTTCGGCCACCACGTCATGCAGGTTCCAGCCCATGCCTTCGATGATGTCGATCATGTCCTTGAGAAAGGGCATCGAGTCGATCGAATATTCCACGTCATAGCCAAATGCCTGACGCCGCGGCGAGATGGCTTTGCCCAGATCATCGTCAAACGCTTTGACCGGCAAGCCATTTTCGTCATACTTCATGACGATGAATTCAGGCTCGACACCCGCATACCCGGTGTATCCGTCTTCCGCAGCTTCATGCATCGCACGCTTCAGCGCCTGACGCGAACAGACATTATACGGTGCATCTTCCCAATAGAGATCCGAGAAGATGATCGCCAACGAAGTGTCCCAGGGGCAGATATAGACCGCGTCCAAATCCGGAACCACGACCTGGTCGCTGTCGGCCGGGCTCAGCTCGGGTACGAATGAGATCGAGTGCACCGCAAACTGCGGTCCCTTGCCCAGGCAGAGCTGTTCAAAATCGCTCATCGGTACCGGTTTGGTTTTGGGAATGCCGTGCAGATCGATCCAGGCCGCCATGACGTATTTCACGCCGGCTTCTTCCAGGTACGCTTTGACTTCGGAAATGCGGGGGCGATTGCGTTCAACCGCGTCCTCGAAACGTTTGTAATAGATCTGCGATGCCGGATTCGACTTCAACATTCTGGAATACCTCCTGTTCGGCGCTGCCGCCTTTGCTTGTTCATTCCGTCAACCACGCGTCTGCTGTTTAGACAGCGCCATTCGGCGACGAAAACTCTTACGACACGTCCGATTTCCAGGGGTGAACCGCGTTCAAGACCGGAACCGTCGATTGTCGCTCTCACCTTTACTCAACTGCGAAAAACAAAATCTGTCCAGCAGTTTTTTGCGAAATCATCATGTTTTTGTGCTGGATACATAGGTTAATCGCCATTTTAGTTGATGATACAGCAAATCAAGCCACTCGGTCTTTGCGATTCCGATAGCCTGAAACCGCTTTTTGAACGAATCCGCAGCCCCATGATTCGCCGCCGCATTCACAGGCCACCCCCCCGGACACCGGACGTGGAGGGGCCCGGAGCAGAATTGCCAATTTGTCTGATATGGGTTTGGAGAAATCGGAGGACTGTCTTTCAGCCGGCTCTCTCAGCGGCGCAATCCGCCCACAGGAAGAATGCATCAGACTGCGCGTTGCGGTCGGAAGCTGCAGAAAGGTTTTGATCGTGCGGGCTGCGGATCATTTGTGGGCAGCCCCGGTTTTGCAAGGGTATCCTGCAAGCCTCCGACTATCGTGTTGCCGGACGCCATCACGGATGGTCGGTTCCAGAAGACGGCTCAGCAGGCAGCCAATGCCATGCGTTTTGCCCGTCAGGGCCAAGGCTGTACCACCGGATGTGATCAGGTGCCCAAGAGGCCCTTGCGGGATTTCTCGTGGCGGCCCATACACCTGTTCTGTCGATTGAGCCGGTTTTTCACTTTTTGCCTGATCAGCCGAGGTTTTTGGGCACCCTTTTGGGGTCCGGGCTGGACGGGGGCCTGTAGGCCAATCCGTTTGTCTAGCACAGAGAGCCCCCGTGCCAGACCATTTTGGGCGTGTTACTTCATCGCCTGTGACAGCACACACATCAATTCGAACATCAGCGAAATACCCAGCCAGGCAGTGTTGCCCGCGGCGTCAAAGGGGGGGGCAACTTCGACGAGATCGGCACCGATGAGGTTCACACCAGCCAATTCGCGGATCACCTGCTGGGCCTGAAAACTGTTGGGCCCACCAATTTCAGGGGTGCCAGTACCCGGAGCAAAGGTCGGGTCAACAAAGTCGATATCATAGGTGCAATAGGTTGGTTGATCGCCCACAATCTCGCGAACCTCGGCCATGACATGGGGGATGCCGCGGTCAAACAGTTCTTCGATCCGGATGATGCGCACTCCCTGTTCGATCCCCCAATCGATGTCTTCGGTATTGTAAGCCGTGCCGCGAATGCCAACTTGGACAAACCGCTGCGGATCAACCAACCCTTCTTCGATGGCCCGACGGAAAGGGGTGCCGTGGGTGAATTTGTTGCCTCCAAAGTA belongs to Rhodobacteraceae bacterium M382 and includes:
- a CDS encoding ABC transporter substrate-binding protein, translated to MNRTQLRNTTAALLLACAPTFATAAEEVKISGFTWPGYGFWHIAIEKGLAPDLDLQYQTIEDPYESFNLVAAGQMDVVSSTAEFTPVGVESGLPIKLVAFGNLSYGTDKIVAGPGINSAQDLVGKEVAVLEGGLSQIFVAMWLEQNGLAYDSVTYRNIIADDAFAAMIGGGVAASEFWEPYGANTLKALDGSSVLAQSKDSYWLQQGVVADGHYMSETFVTERRETARKTLKAMYDAISWWQDNPTEGNQIIADGMKMSVADVELVLGKDGSRTDGGLYVYDFVEAAQFCGSAPGNPPFDQTNGQINDHWNLVSEWWVKFNLIKSVQAPDKGIECDLHRELYDAGYRG
- a CDS encoding ABC transporter ATP-binding protein, whose amino-acid sequence is MPLDDVILTATNVSKTFGKKTNTVEALREVSFSVARNELCILLGPSGCGKSTLLNIVAGLEDPSGGGVSLEGKRIHGPARERGMVFQSYTSFPWLTVFENVEYGMKLNGVPKAERRERAEKFIDLVHLTRFRDAYPKTLSGGMKQRVAIARTLANEPDILLMDEPFGALDAETRWHMQEMLLEIVETTHTTILLVTHDIQEAIFLADKIVFLSANPGRLKTILELDFKKGKELKSKEDLIALPGYLECEREITALMRAEAGKSKDDY
- a CDS encoding Lrp/AsnC family transcriptional regulator; translated protein: MNSEIVKMLEQDGRMAFSEIAQKLKVSEGTIRNRVNGMKEAGMLRIVAIADPRATEYKADAMVCVKVAPGVTPKAVADRLSKVSSVVYILWVTGRFDLLIEIVCDEPDNMASFLEDHIHSVEDIVDAEVMLGLKNFKNQFLLKRDWEQQQG
- a CDS encoding alpha/beta fold hydrolase, producing the protein MSRDYEIFELGDHPLLGGGVLKGAQLAYKTYGTLSPAGDNVVVMPTFYTGSHDRNEGFFGPGRALDPARHFIVSVNLFGNGVSSSPSNTTGDQAGGNFPHITLHDNIAAQHRLLTERLGVTQIALVTGWSMAGCQSYQWAAQYPDMVHAILPFCASARTSPHNFVFLEGVKAALCADPVWNGGHYDTQPIEGLKAFGRVYAGWAFSQAFYRDGLYQQLGYDNPAALMDDWATDHAENWDANNLLCKLATWQAGDVSAGPVFNGDFKTALGSITARTILMPCTRDLYFPPEDNEIEAALIPGAIFRPYASDFGHCAANPGNDTGFTAQLDANIQELLQR
- a CDS encoding glutamine synthetase family protein codes for the protein MLKSNPASQIYYKRFEDAVERNRPRISEVKAYLEEAGVKYVMAAWIDLHGIPKTKPVPMSDFEQLCLGKGPQFAVHSISFVPELSPADSDQVVVPDLDAVYICPWDTSLAIIFSDLYWEDAPYNVCSRQALKRAMHEAAEDGYTGYAGVEPEFIVMKYDENGLPVKAFDDDLGKAISPRRQAFGYDVEYSIDSMPFLKDMIDIIEGMGWNLHDVVAEGAYSQFELDFHYTNMLEMSDRLAFLRIVLKEVAKKHGMFVTFMPKPTVGDWRSGAHINMSMHHESRPGENIFETPDGSDWSDESRWAVGGLMQHAEAITAITCPTVNSYNGLVPRVGGFEGGTVTWAPTNITYGFNNRSAQFRLPQSRHCIENRACDMTMNVYLAMAMHLTCAVQGIKNKVDPGKPTDFDLYAKTEAELEELGIRRLPRTLYAAIEALRHDDMAKHVMGPVMRHSFLEYKNDEWERYHQSVTDWEVQEYLRLY